The region TTTTGGAGGGGTTGAAGGATGAACACTTGAACTTTGTGCATCCACCAACTATATTTcttcttattttgatttatggCTTGGatcttttattattttgaagTATATATTATGATATATCAGTTTATGATTCAAtttatgacttaattttttGTATCTGTATCTCACGATACGACTCACGATTCAAAAATTAGGGTCTTCCGATACACAATACAAATCTCAATTTGATAACCATGGATTGCACTAGGAAAGCCGTAAGGCTAGGTAAATTATACTAGGAAAGCTGTGGGGCCAGGTGGACATTTTCAACAGCAGTGGGTGGCCTATTATTGGCTCTAAGATATGGATACCATCTTGAATTTGTGCTGAACCTAACTCAACTCTAAAAGCTACATCACAAGGTGAGGATTTCCCAAGCCTTTATAAGCTCTACTTTGGCCATATCTCAAATCGGTGTGGGATctcaacatatataatatttcTAAAACATACCCAACCCAAGAGAATGTGCTTTGAATGACTGCAAATGCAACAAGCACTTCTAGTCTACAGTTAAGTTCACCCTTAAAATAGAATACCCAAGAGGTCAATCGAAGTTACTAGGTAactgaattttcttttctttgtctcTAACAAAGGTCCATTATTAAATATCAGTTGTATAAACGGATAAACCCAAACCACTTATTTGAGAATCACACATACAACAGTTAAGAGACAGGAGTAGTAAAACAAGCAGCAACAAGAAAGTggatatttaattatatattcttGTACAAGATACTTCTTAAAGAGATATCCTATTAAAGATCTGTTTCCATTTACCTCATCAATTTTTTTCCTCAACAATCCAACTCCGATTATAAAAGTTAGATCTGCATTATTAAAGCATTCATACCTTAATGCCAgagaaaagcctcgccactccAGATTGTGTCCAATCTTTGCCAACTAAGGGCATGAACTGGCCCAAAACATCAGACCTAAAGAAAAGGGAAAAGGAAGGTTTTTACAATGATTCTAAAACCATAACACAACCCAGCCTTCAAATCCTTCTATAGTTTTTTTAAGTGCAACTTTCATTTAGACATGTTTGTATCCATATCACAGAGAATTCAAGTCATGCTCAAAATCTTATGCATCTACAAATAACACACACAAAATTGGTATGGGAATATGCTTCTAAACAACCCATGCAGGGTTTTGCAATCATCTTGGATAACAAcccaaaaatatatattcttaAAGAATGAAGATTTATTCAAGGGGTCAGCAGGGCAATTTTATACAGATACAAACAAGCCAATGACAGATGCTTTGGTTTATCCCACTCATTCATTTACTGCACCATAAGAGTAAACAAAGCCTGACTCCAGGATGACAGACAACTACAAATTTGAAACTGTGTACATTCAAATCAGAGCCTGCACCCACTTCCCTATTGTCCTTTATATTGTAATATTCTCAATAGCATCAACAGTTACCAAAATTTGCATGATAGGTACATGAAGGGATTTTAATTGTTATCTAAAGTAAATGTACAATTAAAGGAAAAACCTAAGGACAGTAGAGAAGAATAACAATAGTAGTATCTATGTCAGagcatttttaatcaaaataccTGTTTAAAAGTTTTATAACAAtcatgtaagttttttttttttttaaatgaacgCAAAAACTGTCAAATGTTTAAAATAGTAGCTTCTGAAAAAAAGGTCTGAAAGAAGTTATATCATGGAAtcacttttatttaattttaaacaaACAGATCCTTAGTAGCCTAAGAACCTTTAGTCGTAGCCTTACTTTGTAATAGTTCCATCAACATCTGAAATTACGATTCTTGCATTCCACTTCCATAAGTATATATGGGCATCAACCTGTAATGTAATTAAAATTTCTCTCATAAATAACAAAACTCAACGACTTTTTATTACTTAAACAGTCAATGAATGTCAAAACCTGCTGTGTTCCAAGAACCCTCGTACAGAAACTGAAGGTTACCAAATTTTGACCATCTTTAAGATTCAAGGATGCTATCTGTTCATTGGTTGGAACATTTGTCCTTATAAATTGCTTATGAGGAGATCCCGGGGTACTGGATGTCGGACTTGGCTCTATAAAAGATGCACACTCTGAATCAAGAAATACCTCCTCATTTGATGAGTTGCTATTAGTGTGCTCAACTGTCTTGACCCTTCGAAAAGGAATAGGCCAAAGTCTCCATCTGCGTCCAGACGAAGACGATCCAAGATCATCATCCCTAGACTTCAATGCATAATCCTGTTCCATAGGAATTGTGTCTTTGGGCTCAACAGGTAAATCTAAACCAAATGCAGCCAATCCAAGAACTATAGGAGCAGCCTTGTCCCATGTCAAGTACTTATCTTTAAACTTGATGACAAGATTTTGATTCTTAATTATTGATGGTGCAGAACTTGTGAAGTCCACTGCCGATATCCGATGTGCTTCAAACACTTCAGCAGCAGCAACTGAACCCATACCCACCTTAAGTTCATGACCGCAAAGTGAGATCTCAAATCCTGCAAATTATAAGATGAATGaaagtaaatatataattataattactAAATCAAGAGCAACAAAATTTTCAGCACATGTCTTACCTAAACCGGAATGGCTTTGATCACCTTTACTTGCAGTTTCAGTTTGAGGTTCCACTACCTCACGTGTGTTACTAGTATCTTCAAGTGCCGCGATTTGTTGACTCTCATCTACCCTGTCATTTGATACTGACTTGACAACTAGTTCATCATTGCATTCAGTATCAACAGTAACAGGAGGAGAGCCAGAAGCAGTTTCAAGTTCCAGTGATGCATTTTTCTCAACCTCTTGAAGTCCCAATTCTGAATTTGGAGATCTATGGCTTTCGGAAGAAGGGGAAACACTGGAGGGAGATAACTCAACAATGTTTTTAGGTTGTGCGTCGCTCTCTTGTTCATTTTCATCAACTACTGGACAACTTGCATTAGATTCCTCGGCTGAGTTTTGAACTTCCAACGATGAACCTGCATCTTGTGAATCAGCATTTCCAGCCTGCTGAGCAAATTCTTGTAGCTCCAAACAGCTTTTAAAAACATTCTCCCTCTTGATACCAGATGCAACCCCTTCTGAATCAGCTTTCACGTTAAGATCTTCTTGATATTTTATCTCCAAAGTTTGCTGTTCTTTACAAATATTTACCTCCTCTAGTTGACAAACTTCAAGTGGGGGTCTAGAATTATTATCGTCACCATTAGTGTCACAGTGTCTGGGTTGGACTTGGACATCAGCTGTTGGAGCATCCAACTTACTAAGATAATCAGCAGCCCAAGCATTTTCACCTGAAATAAActctccatcgccttcacataTGTCTGTCTCTTCACCTGGTCCCAGATGAAATTGAGGATTTCTTAACTGCACATTCTCCTCATTCTGCTCTGATTCTGAGATAGGAGCCGTCAATATATGACCATCGACACTCACCAAGACCATCTCCGGGTTACCCTGTGAGTCCACAACATTTTCTCCCTCTAGACTCTCATAAGAATTAGACTCAAAATCATCAAACGAAGATCGATCGTCTTGGAACTCATAATATCTCCCATCAGACTCTGTCCTTTGAATTCGAGGCAGAACTGACGAATCACCTTCATCTTTCAACAGAAGCACTCCGGAGTCAGAGATGCTATGATCAAGTCTATGACCATTACTCAAATAACTAATATCATTCTTACTAGAATCCTGAATCGACTCTACCCCCTTTTCATCATCCACCTCCTTCACAAAATAAGCCTCCCCGGAATTATCAAGATACATATGGAAGTTGGCTTCGACGCCATTAACATTTATTCTAACAACTTTTTCAGCACCTTTGAGAACACCCTGAAACTTACCAAAGCGAACATACCATGGCGTGCTTCGAAATGTCCCATCCGGCTGCTGAACAACAATGACATCAACAGCCccaccaaaaggatgaaaaggGGTAGCAACTGAGTACAC is a window of Lotus japonicus ecotype B-129 chromosome 5, LjGifu_v1.2 DNA encoding:
- the LOC130717180 gene encoding phosphatidate phosphatase PAH1 gives rise to the protein MNVVGKVGSLITQGVYSVATPFHPFGGAVDVIVVQQPDGTFRSTPWYVRFGKFQGVLKGAEKVVRINVNGVEANFHMYLDNSGEAYFVKEVDDEKGVESIQDSSKNDISYLSNGHRLDHSISDSGVLLLKDEGDSSVLPRIQRTESDGRYYEFQDDRSSFDDFESNSYESLEGENVVDSQGNPEMVLVSVDGHILTAPISESEQNEENVQLRNPQFHLGPGEETDICEGDGEFISGENAWAADYLSKLDAPTADVQVQPRHCDTNGDDNNSRPPLEVCQLEEVNICKEQQTLEIKYQEDLNVKADSEGVASGIKRENVFKSCLELQEFAQQAGNADSQDAGSSLEVQNSAEESNASCPVVDENEQESDAQPKNIVELSPSSVSPSSESHRSPNSELGLQEVEKNASLELETASGSPPVTVDTECNDELVVKSVSNDRVDESQQIAALEDTSNTREVVEPQTETASKGDQSHSGLGFEISLCGHELKVGMGSVAAAEVFEAHRISAVDFTSSAPSIIKNQNLVIKFKDKYLTWDKAAPIVLGLAAFGLDLPVEPKDTIPMEQDYALKSRDDDLGSSSSGRRWRLWPIPFRRVKTVEHTNSNSSNEEVFLDSECASFIEPSPTSSTPGSPHKQFIRTNVPTNEQIASLNLKDGQNLVTFSFCTRVLGTQQVDAHIYLWKWNARIVISDVDGTITKSDVLGQFMPLVGKDWTQSGVARLFSGIKENGYQLLFLSARAIVQAYLTRNFLLNLKQDGKTLPNGPVVISPDGLFPSLYREVIRRAPHEFKIACLEDIKRLFPSDYNPFYAGFGNRDTDELSYRKIGIPKGKIFIINPKGEVAISQRIGAKSYTSLHTLVNDMFPPTSLVEQEDYNSWNYWRMPMADID